TGGCCGGGCAAGATCCCCGCCGGGGAAATCAAGCGCGGCATCGTATCCGGCATGGACTGGTTCCCGACCCTGATGGCGGCCACGGGCGACACCACCATCAAGGAACGGCTGCTGGATGGCTGGGCGCCGCAGGCCGGCGGCACCAAGTTCAAGGTGCATCTGGACGGCTACGACCAGCTGGGCTATCTGACCGGCAAGCAGGACAAGAGTGCGCGCGACGAGTTCTTCTACTTCAATGACGACGGCGTACTGGTCGGGGCGAGGTTTGGCGACTGGAAGGCGGTGTTCTGCGAGCAGCGGGCTCCCGGCAATCTCAACATCTGGCAGGACCCATTCGTCTGCCTGCGCTTGCCGAAGATCTTCAACCTGCGCATGGACCCGTACGAGCGCGCCGACATTACGTCGGACCAGTACAACGATTGGCTGGCCAAGAACGCCTATCTGACCGCCATCGCCACGATGAAGGCCACCGCGTTCCTGGATACGTTCCTCAAGTATCCGCCGAGCCAGCGTCCCGCTACGTTCAGCGTGGATCAAGTTCAGGAGAAGGTCAACAAGGCCATGGAAGAACACTTCCAGCAGCTTGATAAGCAAAAGGCGAAGTAACTGCGCCCGGCGCAAGCCGGGACGGTACCGGGCGGCGCCTGTCGCGCCGCCCGGCAACGCGAAGGAGCAGCATGATGGGCATGGGGGCAAGCGAGGCGGCGATGCAGGGACATGATGTGGACGACAAGGCGGCGCAAGGGCCCGCCCTGACGGCGGTCCGGCCGGCCGCGCTGCTGTTCCTGTCCGGAACGGCGGCCCTGGTGTTCCAGGTGCTGTGGATCAAGCAGTTGTCGCTGGTGGTAGGCGTGGAGGTCAGCGCCATCGCGGGCGCGGTCAGCGCATTCTTCCTGGGCCTGGCGCTGGGCGGCTGGCTATTGGGCCGCAAGGCGGACCATCTGCGGCGCCCGGTACGCTTCTACGCCAAGCTGGAAGCAGCCGTGGCGCTGTCCTGCGTCGCGGTGACGTGGCTGCTGGCGCGCAGCGCCGCCGCCTTCGTCGCGGTCGAGGCCCATAGCAGCCTGGCGGCCTGGCTGGCGGTGGGGCTGCTGCTGGCCATCCCCGCCTTCTTGATGGGCGGCACCTTGCCGGTGCTGCTGCGCGCCGTAAGCCGGCAGCAGGGCGCGGACGTAAGCCGCTCCGGCGGCGCGATGTACGCCGCGAATACCTGCGGCGCCATCCTGGGCGCCTTGCTGCCCGCATTCTTCCTGATTCCGCGCTTCGGCGTGCAGGGCGCGGCGCTGGCCGCGGCCTCGCTGAACCTGCTGGCGGCGCTGGGCGCCTGGATGCTGGACCGCAGGGCGGGCGACAGCGCGGCTCCCGCCGTCAGTCCGCAGTCCGCTGCGGCGCCCTTGTCGGGCGACGCGCGCCTGGCCGTGGCGCTGTATGCGGTGGCTGGCGCGGTCGCGCTGGGCTACGAAGTGATCTGGTCGCAGATGATCGTGCCGTTCATGAGCACGCGCGCCTTCGCCTTCGCCATCGTGCTGGCCACCTATCTGGCCGGGCTGGCCATCGGCGCCGCGCTTTATGCGCGCTGGGCCCATCGCGTGCGCAATCCCTGGCCGGTGTTCGGTTTCCTGATCGCTGGCGCAGGCCTGCTCGCGGTGCTGGAGGTGGCCATGCTGGGCAAATGGCTGATCGTGGCCCAGACACAGGCGGAAGCGGCGGTCTACCAATGGACGGGCAGCGGCTTCGCGGGCATGTGCGCGCGCTTCGCCGTGGCGGCGGCCAGCCTGGTGCTGGCGCCCACGCTGCTGCTGGGCGCGGCGTTTCCCGCCGTGCTGCGCATCGCGGTGGGCAATCGGCAGGTGGGGCGGGAAGCCGGGGCCGTACTCGCCGGCAACACGCTGGGCGGCATCGCGGGCACCTTGTTGACGGGATTCCTGCTGTTGCCCGCCCTGGGGCTGGTGCGCACGCTGAGCGTGCTGGCGGCCATCGCGGCGGCGGTGGGCGCCGTGGCGGCCTGGCGCGGAAGGTCGGATGGCCGCGCCGCCACCGGCTGGGCCACCGGCATCGCGGGCCTCGCCACGCTGGCGGTGGTCGCCATGCTGCCGGCAGACCAGTTTGCGCGGCTACTGCCCGGGGCGAGCGGCGCGGGCCTGGTGTTCTACGAGGAAAGCCATGGCGGCACGGTGGCCGTGGTCGAGCGCGCCGGCAACGGCAACCGCTTCCACCGGCTCTACATCCAGGGCGTATCGAACTCGGGCGACGCCATGCCTTCGCTGCGATACATGCGGCTGCAGGCGCTGCTGCCCTTGATCGTGCATGCGGGCGAACCAAGGTCCGCGCTGGTGGTGGGCTATGGCACCGGCATCACGGCCGGCGCCTTGTCGCAGTACCGCGGGCTGGAAAAGCGCGCGGTCGCCGAGCTGCTGCCGGCCGTGCTGCGCGCCGCGCCGCACTTCCAGGGCACGTTCCAGGCCGCCACCGATCCGGGCCTGGACAAACGGCTGCGCGACGGACGCCGCGAGCTGCAGGCCAGCGCCGAGCGCTGGGACCTGATCACGCTGGAGCCGCCGCCACCT
The sequence above is drawn from the Achromobacter xylosoxidans genome and encodes:
- a CDS encoding spermidine synthase translates to MGMGASEAAMQGHDVDDKAAQGPALTAVRPAALLFLSGTAALVFQVLWIKQLSLVVGVEVSAIAGAVSAFFLGLALGGWLLGRKADHLRRPVRFYAKLEAAVALSCVAVTWLLARSAAAFVAVEAHSSLAAWLAVGLLLAIPAFLMGGTLPVLLRAVSRQQGADVSRSGGAMYAANTCGAILGALLPAFFLIPRFGVQGAALAAASLNLLAALGAWMLDRRAGDSAAPAVSPQSAAAPLSGDARLAVALYAVAGAVALGYEVIWSQMIVPFMSTRAFAFAIVLATYLAGLAIGAALYARWAHRVRNPWPVFGFLIAGAGLLAVLEVAMLGKWLIVAQTQAEAAVYQWTGSGFAGMCARFAVAAASLVLAPTLLLGAAFPAVLRIAVGNRQVGREAGAVLAGNTLGGIAGTLLTGFLLLPALGLVRTLSVLAAIAAAVGAVAAWRGRSDGRAATGWATGIAGLATLAVVAMLPADQFARLLPGASGAGLVFYEESHGGTVAVVERAGNGNRFHRLYIQGVSNSGDAMPSLRYMRLQALLPLIVHAGEPRSALVVGYGTGITAGALSQYRGLEKRAVAELLPAVLRAAPHFQGTFQAATDPGLDKRLRDGRRELQASAERWDLITLEPPPPSAAGVVNLYSRDFYQLAASRLAPQGIVAQWLPLPTQNEDDTRALIASFIQVFPHAQLWTSELHEMLLLGSMQPLTLDAARIQARYAQPDTAAALRAVGVPSAAALLSTWVTDRDGLARFAGDTPAVTDDRPGIEYATWVRPREVARVLPALLTLRSEPPLVGASDALRADMQLERARLDTFYWASLAAYVGDRETWGREMNKLARDDGDNAYYRWFMPSARQ